The following are from one region of the bacterium genome:
- the rpsD gene encoding 30S ribosomal protein S4: MARYTGPRCKMCRREGVKLFLKGQRCYSNKCAVERRPTPPGMHGRGRRRRQTPYGTQLREKQRIRRSYGMLERQFFNFYKKAERAKGITGHTLLIMLDTRLDSVLQKAGFVATRAQARQYVRHGHMAVNGHKVDIPSYRVKAEDTVSVRETSSVVPQVKFRLERLQPQSVDWLAVDQAKLEIKVNRLPNREDITLPFNEQFVVELYSR, translated from the coding sequence TTGGCTAGGTACACCGGACCGCGTTGCAAAATGTGCCGCCGTGAGGGCGTGAAACTCTTCCTCAAGGGTCAGCGCTGCTATTCCAACAAGTGCGCCGTGGAGCGCCGCCCGACACCACCGGGTATGCACGGACGCGGCAGACGCCGCCGCCAGACCCCCTACGGAACGCAGCTCCGGGAGAAGCAGCGCATCCGCCGCTCATACGGCATGCTCGAGCGGCAGTTCTTCAACTTCTACAAAAAGGCCGAGCGCGCCAAGGGAATCACCGGCCACACCCTCTTGATCATGCTCGACACCCGGCTCGACAGCGTGCTTCAGAAGGCCGGATTCGTCGCCACGCGCGCCCAGGCCCGGCAGTACGTCCGCCACGGCCACATGGCCGTGAACGGCCACAAGGTGGACATCCCCAGCTACCGGGTCAAGGCCGAGGACACGGTATCCGTCCGCGAGACCTCCAGCGTCGTCCCGCAGGTCAAGTTCCGTCTCGAGCGCCTCCAGCCTCAATCCGTGGACTGGCTCGCGGTGGACCAGGCAAAGCTCGAGATTAAAGTGAACCGGCTGCCGAACCGCGAGGACATCACCCTGCCCTTCAACGAGCAGTTCGTGGTCGAGCTCTACTCGCGTTAA
- the rplQ gene encoding 50S ribosomal protein L17, with the protein MRHKKEGFQFNRTAAHRRALLRNLCRSLVRHERIETTHIKAKALKAFADSLFAKARPSDTAAQRAVFAELGDKKVVKKFFEVVLPRFDERTGGFVRIIPRGFRKGDGAPVSFVELCEMGEDFAKPRVIKLKKKITK; encoded by the coding sequence ATGCGGCACAAGAAAGAAGGCTTTCAGTTCAACCGGACCGCCGCCCACCGGCGGGCGCTGCTGCGCAACCTCTGCCGGTCACTCGTCCGCCACGAGCGGATCGAGACGACCCACATCAAGGCCAAGGCGCTCAAGGCCTTCGCCGACAGCCTGTTCGCCAAGGCTCGCCCATCGGACACGGCGGCGCAGCGGGCCGTTTTCGCCGAGCTGGGGGACAAGAAAGTCGTCAAGAAATTTTTCGAGGTCGTGCTTCCGCGCTTCGACGAGCGCACGGGCGGATTCGTCCGCATCATCCCCCGGGGATTCCGCAAGGGCGACGGGGCGCCGGTCTCATTCGTCGAGCTCTGCGAGATGGGCGAGGACTTCGCCAAGCCGCGCGTGATCAAGCTGAAGAAGAAGATAACCAAGTAG
- a CDS encoding DNA-directed RNA polymerase subunit alpha, with protein MIIGKVLDTDIKVLIEEDKAQRNRAMFTIQPLASGFGTTVGNALRRVLLSSLTGYAPVAVRVESADHEYDTLPGVVEDVSDIILNLRQLVFSGEKDDEGVHAVSLAAKGPGEVTGADLVLPPELKVLNPDAYIAGLDIDGKLEMDVVLIRGRGYLTSNEVQLPPEHDYVGMIPIDAVFTPVVKVNFNVEETRVGQMTNFDRLILEVVTDGSISPRDAVETSATILINFFSVISSADARRTPQEELEDEERHRIRELLARPVSELDLSVRSANCLRAADIHTLGDLVIKPESEMLKYRNFGKKSLAEIEAFLSEYGLHLGMDLSELFGD; from the coding sequence ATGATCATCGGTAAGGTTCTGGATACCGACATCAAGGTGCTGATCGAGGAGGACAAGGCCCAGCGCAACCGGGCCATGTTCACCATTCAGCCTCTGGCCTCGGGGTTCGGCACCACGGTGGGCAACGCCCTGCGGCGGGTTCTGTTGTCCAGCCTCACCGGCTACGCCCCCGTCGCCGTGCGCGTCGAGAGCGCCGACCACGAGTACGACACGCTGCCCGGCGTGGTCGAGGACGTCTCCGACATCATCCTCAACCTGCGCCAGTTGGTCTTCAGCGGGGAGAAGGACGACGAGGGGGTCCACGCGGTGAGCCTGGCCGCCAAGGGACCCGGCGAGGTGACCGGCGCCGATCTCGTACTGCCCCCCGAGCTGAAGGTCCTCAACCCCGACGCCTACATCGCCGGCCTGGACATAGACGGTAAGCTGGAGATGGACGTCGTGCTGATACGCGGACGGGGCTACCTCACCTCAAACGAGGTGCAGCTCCCCCCCGAGCACGACTACGTCGGCATGATACCCATAGACGCCGTCTTCACGCCCGTCGTCAAGGTCAACTTCAACGTCGAGGAAACCCGCGTCGGGCAGATGACCAACTTCGACAGACTGATTCTCGAGGTCGTGACCGACGGCTCCATCAGCCCGCGGGACGCCGTGGAGACCTCGGCGACGATTCTCATCAACTTTTTCTCCGTCATCAGCTCGGCCGACGCGCGGCGGACGCCACAGGAGGAACTGGAGGACGAGGAGCGGCACCGGATTCGGGAGCTCTTGGCCCGCCCCGTCTCGGAGCTCGACCTCTCCGTGCGCTCCGCGAACTGCCTCCGCGCCGCCGATATACATACCCTCGGCGATCTTGTCATAAAGCCCGAGTCGGAGATGCTCAAGTACCGCAATTTCGGAAAGAAGTCCCTGGCCGAGATCGAGGCCTTCCTCTCCGAATACGGCCTGCACCTCGGGATGGACTTAAGCGAGCTTTTCGGCGATTAG